One Halodesulfurarchaeum sp. HSR-GB genomic window carries:
- a CDS encoding uracil-DNA glycosylase, which yields MNIDSPATQIEGPDIVSCSGCSELVESRTRIVNGTGPESADVLFVGEAPGANEDEQGEPFVGRSGKILDETLESVGMPRNEVRITNIVRCRPPENRDPHKAEIKNCLPHLDNEIDHIDPNVIVPLGAIPAKTIIADEIDKITEAAGMKYRTEFGRDQTIAIASVHPAATIYNRDLRPKFEKTLEEVANYTD from the coding sequence ATGAATATCGACTCACCTGCCACCCAAATCGAAGGGCCTGATATCGTCTCTTGCTCCGGGTGTTCAGAGCTTGTGGAATCCAGAACTCGGATCGTGAACGGTACAGGGCCGGAAAGCGCAGACGTCCTATTTGTCGGAGAAGCCCCCGGCGCCAATGAAGACGAACAAGGTGAACCATTCGTCGGGCGGAGTGGCAAAATCCTCGATGAGACTCTTGAATCAGTCGGAATGCCTCGGAATGAGGTTCGGATCACGAATATCGTTCGCTGCCGACCACCTGAAAACCGAGATCCGCACAAAGCAGAGATTAAAAATTGCCTTCCACACCTCGATAACGAAATCGATCATATCGATCCGAACGTCATCGTCCCCTTAGGTGCGATTCCTGCAAAGACGATCATCGCCGATGAGATCGACAAAATCACGGAAGCCGCTGGGATGAAATATCGAACTGAGTTTGGTCGCGACCAGACTATCGCCATCGCGAGCGTCCACCCAGCAGCAACGATTTACAACCGCGATTTGCGCCCCAAATTCGAGAAAACACTTGAGGAAGTCGCGAATTACACCGACTGA